From Solibacillus isronensis, the proteins below share one genomic window:
- the sdaAA gene encoding L-serine ammonia-lyase, iron-sulfur-dependent, subunit alpha — MDVLFRSVRELVELAEREGKLISELMIEQEMLITGRSREEIFTQMDRNLTIMEEAVERGLKGVQSVTGLTGGDAVLIQNYIKKGNTLAGDLLLDAVSKAVATNEVNAAMGTICATPTAGSAGVVPGTLFAVQNKLNPTREQMIRYLFTSGAFGFIVANNASISGAEGGCQAEVGSASAMAAAAIVEMAGGTAQQSSEAFAITLKNMLGLVCDPVAGLVEVPCVKRNAMGASNSLVAADMALAGVTSRIPCDEVIGAMYRIGQAMSPNLKETARGGLAATPTGKAITHAIFEGGDLKSLLKSRVGSN, encoded by the coding sequence ATGGATGTTTTATTCCGCAGTGTTCGTGAGTTAGTGGAGTTAGCCGAAAGAGAAGGAAAGCTTATTTCTGAATTGATGATCGAGCAGGAAATGTTAATTACAGGTCGCTCGCGTGAAGAAATCTTTACACAGATGGACCGCAACTTAACGATTATGGAAGAAGCAGTAGAGCGCGGCCTAAAAGGTGTACAGTCCGTAACAGGTTTAACAGGTGGCGATGCTGTACTCATTCAAAATTATATTAAAAAAGGTAATACATTAGCCGGAGACCTTTTACTTGATGCTGTCAGCAAAGCTGTTGCAACAAATGAAGTGAACGCGGCAATGGGTACAATTTGTGCGACTCCAACTGCAGGTTCAGCGGGAGTAGTTCCGGGGACATTATTTGCAGTTCAGAATAAATTAAATCCGACACGTGAACAAATGATTCGTTATTTATTCACATCGGGAGCGTTTGGATTTATCGTTGCGAACAATGCATCAATTTCAGGTGCGGAAGGCGGCTGTCAGGCGGAAGTCGGCAGTGCATCGGCAATGGCGGCAGCAGCGATTGTAGAAATGGCTGGCGGAACAGCGCAGCAAAGTTCGGAAGCATTTGCAATCACGCTGAAAAATATGCTCGGATTAGTATGTGATCCGGTTGCAGGCTTGGTGGAAGTACCTTGTGTGAAACGTAATGCAATGGGTGCATCCAACTCATTAGTCGCAGCGGATATGGCATTAGCAGGAGTGACAAGCCGCATTCCATGTGATGAGGTTATCGGCGCAATGTACCGAATCGGTCAGGCGATGAGCCCGAACTTGAAAGAAACGGCGCGGGGCGGTTTAGCTGCAACACCAACAGGCAAAGCCATTACCCATGCAATCTTTGAAGGCGGAGACCTGAAAAGCCTACTAAAATCACGTGTAGGCAGTAACTAA
- the sdaAB gene encoding L-serine ammonia-lyase, iron-sulfur-dependent subunit beta, translating into MKFTSVFDIIGPVMIGPSSSHTAGAARIGRVARDLFGRQPKWAKIYLYGSFAETYRGHGTDVAIVGGLLDYDTDDERIKTSFAEAEKAGLQFEFIPETANKEHPNTARILMGDDESEMSVEGISIGGGKIEISEVNGFKLRLTGGMPAILVVHDDRAGCIANVANCLAMHDVNIGHMEVSRIERGLTALMVIEVDQNIDQRLLEQISYIPHITKVSKINN; encoded by the coding sequence ATGAAATTTACATCGGTTTTTGATATTATTGGACCTGTTATGATTGGTCCGTCCTCTTCACATACAGCAGGGGCAGCACGAATTGGACGTGTTGCACGCGACTTGTTTGGACGTCAGCCGAAATGGGCGAAAATTTATTTATACGGTTCTTTTGCCGAAACATACCGCGGCCATGGTACAGATGTGGCGATTGTCGGTGGATTACTAGATTATGATACGGATGATGAACGGATTAAAACTTCTTTTGCGGAAGCAGAAAAGGCAGGTCTACAGTTTGAGTTTATTCCGGAAACAGCTAATAAAGAGCATCCGAATACTGCGCGGATTTTAATGGGTGATGACGAATCAGAAATGAGCGTTGAAGGCATTTCGATCGGCGGAGGTAAAATTGAAATTAGTGAAGTGAATGGATTTAAGCTGCGTCTGACAGGCGGGATGCCGGCAATTTTAGTTGTGCATGATGACCGTGCAGGCTGTATTGCAAACGTGGCGAACTGTCTAGCCATGCATGATGTTAATATTGGACATATGGAAGTATCGCGTATTGAACGTGGTTTAACCGCTTTAATGGTAATAGAAGTCGATCAAAACATTGATCAGCGTCTATTAGAGCAAATTTCATACATTCCACATATTACGAAAGTATCGAAAATTAATAACTAA
- a CDS encoding DAK2 domain-containing protein produces the protein MKSLDGIKFAEMVQMGAHHLYQNAAYVDSLNVFPVPDGDTGTNMNLSMTSGADETEANVSAHIGKTAQALSKGLLMGARGNSGVILSQLFRGFGKAIEKEAEIDAKSLANAFQAGVDTAYKAVMKPVEGTILTVAREAAAKGVEVAETEEDMIVLMEAFIEEAKQSLNRTPDLLPVLKEVGVVDSGGQGLLFVYEGFLASMKGEPLPEKNESSLDDLINAEHHRVQDFMDTSDIEFGYCTEIMVRLEEDKSPFDEEQFRQELNPMGDSLLVISDDEIAKVHIHSETPGAVLAAGQKYGSLIKIKVDNMREQHSAIVNDAPQAPAKQQKTKVPYAIVTIAMGEGVSNLLRSIGASYVIEGGQTMNPSTEDIVKAVKEIGAERVLILPNNKNIIMAAEQAAELLDIEAAVVPTKTIPQGMAAVLAFNPAESVETNKANMTQGFAHVKTGQVTFAVRDTSIDGVEIRKDDYMALAEGKIILSTPEMMDAAKKVLEGLMDEDSEIITIIYGEDATAEQADELQNFIEENYPDAEVEIVEGKQSLYPFILSVE, from the coding sequence ATGAAGTCTTTAGACGGAATTAAATTTGCTGAAATGGTACAAATGGGTGCACATCACCTATACCAAAATGCAGCTTATGTAGATTCGCTAAATGTATTCCCTGTGCCGGATGGTGATACAGGGACAAATATGAATTTATCAATGACATCTGGTGCAGATGAAACAGAAGCCAATGTAAGTGCACATATCGGTAAAACAGCTCAGGCTTTATCAAAAGGCTTACTAATGGGCGCACGCGGAAATTCGGGCGTAATTTTATCGCAGTTATTCCGCGGGTTCGGTAAAGCGATTGAAAAAGAAGCTGAAATCGATGCGAAAAGCTTAGCGAATGCATTTCAGGCTGGTGTAGATACTGCCTATAAAGCCGTTATGAAACCAGTGGAAGGGACAATCCTAACGGTCGCTCGTGAAGCAGCAGCAAAAGGTGTGGAAGTTGCTGAAACAGAAGAAGATATGATTGTGCTGATGGAAGCATTCATCGAGGAAGCAAAACAATCATTAAACCGTACGCCGGATCTTTTACCTGTATTAAAAGAAGTGGGCGTTGTTGATAGCGGCGGCCAAGGATTGCTGTTCGTTTATGAAGGTTTCCTTGCTTCTATGAAAGGCGAGCCACTACCGGAAAAAAATGAATCTTCACTGGACGATTTAATTAATGCAGAACATCACCGTGTACAAGACTTCATGGACACATCTGACATTGAATTTGGATACTGTACAGAAATCATGGTGCGTTTAGAGGAAGATAAATCACCATTTGATGAAGAGCAGTTCCGCCAAGAATTGAATCCGATGGGCGATTCACTACTGGTAATCTCGGACGATGAAATTGCAAAAGTACATATACACTCGGAAACTCCAGGTGCCGTACTTGCAGCGGGTCAAAAATATGGTAGCTTAATTAAAATTAAAGTAGACAATATGCGTGAACAGCATTCTGCGATTGTCAACGATGCTCCACAAGCACCTGCGAAACAGCAAAAAACAAAAGTGCCATATGCGATTGTAACGATTGCAATGGGTGAAGGTGTATCCAATCTTCTACGCTCGATCGGTGCTTCTTATGTAATTGAAGGCGGACAGACGATGAACCCTTCTACAGAAGATATCGTAAAGGCTGTAAAAGAAATTGGGGCAGAGCGTGTACTAATTTTACCGAACAACAAAAATATCATTATGGCGGCAGAGCAAGCAGCTGAACTTCTGGATATTGAAGCAGCGGTTGTACCGACAAAAACGATCCCTCAAGGAATGGCAGCTGTTTTAGCATTCAATCCTGCTGAGTCGGTTGAAACGAATAAGGCAAACATGACACAAGGCTTTGCACATGTGAAGACAGGTCAAGTAACTTTTGCAGTACGTGATACATCGATCGACGGTGTTGAAATTCGCAAAGATGATTATATGGCATTAGCTGAAGGTAAAATTATTTTATCCACTCCTGAAATGATGGACGCAGCGAAAAAAGTGCTTGAAGGATTAATGGATGAAGATTCAGAAATCATCACAATCATTTATGGTGAAGATGCGACAGCAGAACAAGCCGATGAATTACAAAACTTTATCGAAGAAAATTATCCGGATGCTGAAGTGGAAATAGTTGAAGGTAAGCAATCCCTGTATCCGTTCATTTTATCCGTAGAATAA
- a CDS encoding Asp23/Gls24 family envelope stress response protein codes for MSVELNNEFGHIDISNDVIAQIAGGAAIECYGIVGMASKHQIRDGLTDILRKENFAKGVLIRQEGDDLHIDMYIIVSYGTKISEIAYQVQSKVKYTVNKTLGMSVKSVNIFVQGVRVANV; via the coding sequence ATGTCAGTAGAATTAAATAACGAATTCGGTCATATTGATATATCCAATGATGTTATTGCTCAAATTGCTGGTGGAGCAGCGATTGAATGCTATGGCATTGTAGGCATGGCATCAAAACATCAAATTCGTGATGGTTTAACAGATATTTTACGAAAAGAGAATTTTGCAAAAGGTGTGCTCATTCGCCAAGAAGGTGATGACTTACATATTGATATGTACATTATTGTAAGCTATGGTACGAAAATTTCTGAAATCGCTTATCAAGTACAATCCAAAGTAAAATATACAGTAAATAAAACATTAGGTATGAGCGTTAAATCAGTTAATATTTTTGTTCAAGGCGTTCGTGTTGCGAATGTGTAA
- a CDS encoding diacylglycerol/lipid kinase family protein, which produces MKKCMVIINPSSGKENASEYEKKIIGQLHNYEVVVNETAGEKDATRFAKMACEEKYDAVILVGGDGTLNEGINGIAEQSHRPVVGIVPLGTVNDFARALDISLDPDEAIALLGGKTTKADIGKVNDHYFTNVIAIGLLAEAVGDVTVEQKTSLGSLAYLFEGVKAAIQNDSYEMEVKADGQTYKENMMLFICVLTDSVGSFRRLNEDADKSDGLLHGFIIKSTNTLQVVGTAKNLLTGNYEYDDNIIKLNAHEMYISANEALPLNVDGDLISQLPAKISILHNHIEFFSKYS; this is translated from the coding sequence ATGAAAAAATGTATGGTTATCATCAATCCTTCTTCAGGAAAAGAAAATGCAAGTGAGTACGAAAAGAAAATTATTGGACAATTACATAATTATGAAGTTGTTGTGAATGAAACAGCAGGGGAAAAGGATGCAACCCGCTTCGCTAAAATGGCATGCGAAGAAAAATATGATGCGGTCATTTTAGTCGGCGGAGACGGTACATTAAATGAAGGAATCAATGGCATTGCAGAGCAGTCTCACCGCCCTGTTGTAGGAATCGTCCCATTGGGTACAGTCAACGATTTTGCCCGTGCATTGGATATCTCGCTTGATCCGGATGAAGCGATAGCGTTACTTGGCGGAAAAACAACAAAAGCTGATATCGGGAAAGTGAATGATCATTACTTCACGAATGTCATTGCGATTGGATTGTTGGCAGAAGCAGTCGGCGATGTGACGGTGGAACAAAAAACGTCACTTGGTTCGCTCGCTTATTTATTTGAAGGTGTGAAAGCGGCTATTCAAAATGACTCTTACGAAATGGAAGTTAAGGCAGATGGACAAACATATAAAGAAAATATGATGCTCTTCATCTGTGTATTGACCGATTCAGTCGGAAGCTTCCGCCGCCTGAATGAAGATGCCGACAAATCAGACGGTCTTTTGCACGGATTTATTATTAAAAGTACGAACACACTACAAGTGGTAGGCACAGCTAAAAACCTGCTGACAGGCAATTATGAGTATGACGACAATATTATTAAATTGAATGCGCATGAAATGTATATTAGCGCGAATGAAGCGCTTCCGCTGAATGTTGACGGTGATTTAATCAGCCAACTACCGGCGAAAATCTCCATTTTGCATAATCATATCGAATTTTTTTCGAAATATAGCTAA
- the rpmB gene encoding 50S ribosomal protein L28, whose protein sequence is MPKQCVITGRKARTGNNRSHAMNANKRSWGANLQKVRILVDGKPKRVWVSARALKSGKIERV, encoded by the coding sequence ATGCCAAAACAATGCGTAATTACTGGCCGTAAAGCTCGTACAGGCAACAACCGTTCACACGCTATGAACGCTAACAAACGTAGTTGGGGTGCTAACCTTCAAAAAGTTCGTATCTTAGTTGACGGTAAGCCAAAACGTGTATGGGTTTCTGCTCGTGCTTTAAAATCAGGTAAAATCGAGCGCGTATAA
- a CDS encoding thiamine diphosphokinase, with product MIVAICSGGPVHEVAFSLTPDIWIGVDRGALYLVDKGIHPHSIVGDFDSITAEEFARISEVVDHVEQFQAEKDETDTDLALLKALTYEPQEVFLTGVTGGRLDHYEATLRSVFLMQQQYPHITFKIINSHNIIQFLLPGTHILKEDHYTYVSFFAYGKTLQNVTLRGVKYETTDEVIEQGTTRFTSNEIKGTGSISFKEGICLMIKSKD from the coding sequence GTGATTGTAGCAATCTGCTCAGGCGGCCCCGTTCATGAGGTCGCCTTTTCTTTAACACCGGATATATGGATTGGAGTCGACCGGGGCGCATTATATTTAGTGGACAAAGGCATACATCCACACAGCATTGTCGGTGATTTTGATTCTATTACAGCGGAGGAATTTGCGCGGATTTCCGAAGTTGTAGACCATGTTGAACAGTTTCAGGCGGAAAAAGATGAGACGGATACAGACTTAGCCTTGCTGAAGGCACTTACATATGAGCCACAGGAAGTTTTTTTAACGGGTGTTACAGGCGGGCGCTTGGATCATTACGAAGCGACTCTAAGATCAGTTTTTCTTATGCAGCAGCAGTATCCTCATATTACTTTTAAAATCATTAATTCTCATAATATCATTCAATTTTTACTGCCGGGTACACATATTCTGAAAGAAGATCATTATACTTATGTATCGTTTTTTGCCTATGGAAAAACTCTTCAGAACGTTACGTTGCGAGGGGTTAAATATGAAACGACAGATGAAGTGATTGAACAGGGGACAACGCGTTTCACAAGCAATGAAATAAAAGGTACAGGGTCTATTTCATTTAAGGAAGGCATATGTTTAATGATAAAGAGTAAAGATTAA
- the rpe gene encoding ribulose-phosphate 3-epimerase codes for MIKIAPSILAADFAKLGQEVKEVEAAGAELIHIDVMDGHFVPNISFGAIALEAIRPLSTLPMDVHLMIENPDQYIEQFAKAGADYITVHVEACRHLHRTIQLIRSFGVKPGVVLNPHTPIETIQHILEDVDMVLFMTVNPGFGGQKFIESVVPKVEALSKIIKERGLNIEIEIDGGINAETIVPCAKAGATIFVAGSAIYSKEDRAQALQEIKQAGLAAIQ; via the coding sequence ATGATTAAAATTGCACCATCAATTTTAGCAGCAGACTTTGCAAAGCTGGGACAAGAGGTAAAAGAAGTAGAAGCCGCAGGAGCGGAATTGATTCATATCGATGTAATGGACGGCCATTTCGTACCAAATATTTCATTTGGTGCGATTGCATTAGAAGCAATTCGCCCCCTTTCTACATTACCGATGGACGTACATTTAATGATTGAAAATCCGGATCAGTATATTGAACAATTTGCAAAAGCAGGTGCAGACTACATTACAGTACATGTTGAAGCATGCCGCCATTTGCACCGTACAATCCAGTTAATTCGTTCATTTGGTGTTAAACCGGGTGTTGTATTAAATCCGCATACGCCGATTGAAACGATTCAGCATATTTTGGAAGATGTTGATATGGTGCTGTTTATGACGGTTAACCCAGGCTTTGGCGGGCAAAAGTTCATTGAATCGGTTGTGCCTAAAGTGGAAGCATTATCGAAAATCATTAAAGAACGTGGCCTGAATATCGAAATTGAAATTGATGGCGGAATTAACGCTGAAACAATCGTACCTTGTGCAAAAGCAGGTGCAACGATTTTTGTTGCGGGTTCAGCTATTTACAGTAAAGAAGATCGCGCACAAGCTTTACAGGAAATTAAACAAGCAGGATTAGCGGCAATTCAGTGA
- the rsgA gene encoding ribosome small subunit-dependent GTPase A — protein MAQAQIRKALSGYYYVEKDGDLIQCRARGIFRNRGESPLVGDFVEYSYDGESDGSIDKILERHNELVRPPIANVDQALLVFSAKEPDFNTVLLDRFLVVLESFHVQPIIILTKMDLLNDAERAHLQTYIDDYKKIGYDIIETYIDDPTLLEKIEPYLQEKTSVLAGQSGVGKSTLLNTLLPELDLKTGIISKSLGRGKHTTRHVELIEVCGGLLADTPGFSSFDFEMIEKEELTSCLPEFERISENCKFRGCLHIKEPKCAVKQAVETGEIRTYRYEHYEQILQEIIDRKPRY, from the coding sequence ATGGCGCAAGCCCAAATTCGAAAAGCATTAAGCGGTTATTATTATGTTGAAAAAGACGGTGATTTAATTCAATGTCGCGCTCGAGGGATTTTCCGTAATCGCGGAGAATCTCCACTTGTCGGCGATTTTGTGGAATATTCTTATGATGGCGAATCGGATGGTTCAATCGATAAAATTCTGGAACGCCATAATGAGCTCGTTCGGCCGCCGATTGCAAATGTAGATCAGGCCTTACTAGTGTTTTCCGCAAAAGAACCGGATTTTAATACAGTACTGCTCGACCGTTTTTTAGTCGTTCTCGAGTCGTTCCATGTGCAGCCGATCATTATTTTGACGAAGATGGATCTATTGAATGATGCCGAACGTGCACATTTACAAACATACATTGACGACTATAAGAAAATCGGCTATGACATTATCGAAACATACATTGATGATCCGACATTGCTGGAGAAAATTGAACCATACTTGCAGGAAAAAACATCGGTGCTTGCTGGACAGTCAGGTGTAGGGAAGTCAACATTATTAAATACATTGCTTCCTGAGCTTGACTTAAAAACAGGTATTATTTCAAAAAGTTTAGGGCGCGGGAAACATACAACTCGCCACGTCGAGCTGATTGAAGTATGCGGCGGACTATTGGCGGACACACCAGGCTTTAGTTCTTTTGATTTTGAAATGATAGAAAAAGAAGAGCTGACATCCTGTTTACCAGAGTTCGAACGTATTAGCGAGAATTGTAAGTTCCGTGGCTGCCTGCATATAAAGGAACCGAAATGTGCTGTAAAACAGGCGGTAGAAACCGGTGAAATCCGTACGTACCGCTATGAACATTATGAACAAATTTTACAAGAAATTATTGACCGAAAGCCGAGGTATTAG
- the pknB gene encoding Stk1 family PASTA domain-containing Ser/Thr kinase: protein MLVGKHISGRYKILKLIGGGGMSNVYLAHDIILSRDVAIKILRYDLSNEEELHRRFQREALSATSLTNPNIVSIYDVGEDGDMHYIVMEYIKGKTLKQYIQEFSPLSAARSVHIMKQLTSAIAHAHENGIIHRDIKPQNILMDEEGNVKITDFGIATSLGATSFTQTNSVIGTVHYLSPEQARGGLATMKSDLYALGIVFYELLTGELPFSGESAVSIALKHLQSETPSVREFDASIPQSVENIVLKATAKDQNHRYSNAEEMEEDLNTCLSLQRVNEPKFMPPVDDGATKLIPIIKDPKPVPILVQEPSTGITEQTVRIDSKPPSEEEPKPQKTPKQKKKKKKWPLIVGLLVLLTIGAVVAAVLLTPNRVVVEDVTDMTVEEAIRILEEQGFVIGEQEERNNEEIESGNIIETNPQAGREREKGTTVDLIVSIGKEMTKMEDFIGKQRDEVMDALEEFNDYDFKEEYSSEHPAGEIIAQTPEAGEEIHVNETDVVLTVSRGQEQVTVRDLKAFNEANRSEYEKSSGFKVNVTGEEHSDKPAGEVISQTPKAGTKLEKGGTINVVISKGPKAKQEKFYTNTIEIPYEPLEEGMEQEVSIYIQDKTRTMAEPVETITITEDTLYTIKLVIVEGDKAAYQIVRDNNVIENKTITYEELAE, encoded by the coding sequence ATGCTAGTAGGAAAACATATAAGTGGCCGTTATAAAATTTTAAAATTAATTGGCGGTGGCGGGATGTCAAATGTATATTTGGCACACGACATTATTTTAAGTCGTGACGTCGCAATCAAAATATTGCGTTATGATTTATCAAATGAAGAAGAATTGCACCGTCGTTTCCAGCGTGAAGCATTGTCTGCAACAAGTTTGACTAATCCTAATATCGTAAGCATCTATGATGTTGGCGAAGATGGGGATATGCACTATATTGTCATGGAATACATTAAAGGGAAAACATTAAAACAATACATACAAGAGTTTTCACCTTTATCTGCAGCGCGAAGTGTCCATATTATGAAGCAGCTAACATCGGCGATTGCCCATGCACATGAAAACGGCATAATTCATCGAGATATAAAGCCACAAAATATATTGATGGACGAAGAAGGCAATGTGAAAATTACTGATTTCGGGATTGCAACATCACTTGGAGCAACAAGCTTCACTCAAACGAACTCAGTCATCGGAACTGTCCATTATTTATCCCCGGAGCAGGCGCGCGGCGGTTTAGCAACGATGAAGTCGGATCTATATGCACTTGGGATTGTCTTTTATGAGCTGTTAACAGGAGAATTGCCATTTTCGGGAGAATCTGCTGTATCCATTGCATTAAAACATCTGCAGTCGGAAACACCTTCAGTACGTGAATTCGATGCAAGCATTCCGCAAAGTGTGGAAAATATTGTTTTAAAGGCAACAGCGAAAGATCAAAACCACCGCTACAGCAATGCAGAAGAGATGGAAGAAGATTTAAATACATGCTTATCATTACAACGCGTGAATGAACCTAAATTTATGCCGCCGGTAGATGACGGGGCGACAAAGCTGATCCCGATTATAAAAGATCCCAAACCCGTACCTATCCTGGTGCAAGAGCCATCTACCGGTATAACGGAACAAACAGTCCGGATTGATTCAAAACCGCCATCAGAGGAAGAACCGAAGCCGCAAAAAACGCCAAAACAAAAAAAGAAAAAGAAAAAATGGCCGCTAATCGTTGGGCTATTAGTTCTTTTAACAATTGGTGCAGTAGTAGCTGCTGTTCTCCTGACTCCAAATAGAGTAGTCGTAGAAGATGTGACAGATATGACGGTTGAAGAAGCGATTCGAATTTTAGAAGAGCAAGGCTTCGTTATAGGAGAACAAGAAGAACGCAACAATGAAGAGATTGAATCCGGAAATATCATCGAAACGAATCCGCAAGCAGGTCGGGAACGTGAGAAAGGTACTACGGTTGATTTAATCGTCAGCATCGGTAAGGAAATGACAAAGATGGAAGATTTCATCGGCAAGCAGCGGGATGAGGTAATGGATGCGTTAGAAGAATTTAACGACTATGATTTCAAAGAGGAATATTCTTCTGAGCATCCAGCAGGCGAAATTATCGCTCAAACACCTGAAGCCGGAGAGGAAATTCACGTCAATGAGACGGATGTTGTTTTAACGGTTAGCAGAGGGCAAGAGCAAGTAACGGTGCGTGACTTAAAGGCATTTAACGAAGCAAACCGTTCAGAATATGAAAAAAGCTCAGGTTTTAAAGTGAATGTAACAGGTGAAGAACATTCGGATAAACCGGCCGGTGAAGTAATCAGTCAAACACCAAAAGCAGGCACAAAGCTTGAAAAAGGCGGCACAATCAATGTCGTCATCTCAAAAGGGCCAAAAGCAAAACAGGAAAAATTCTATACAAATACAATTGAAATTCCGTACGAGCCTTTAGAGGAAGGGATGGAACAAGAAGTCTCCATTTACATTCAGGACAAAACACGTACAATGGCAGAGCCTGTAGAAACGATAACAATAACTGAAGATACTTTATATACAATTAAGCTGGTTATTGTTGAAGGGGACAAAGCAGCCTACCAAATTGTACGGGATAACAATGTAATTGAAAATAAAACAATTACTTATGAAGAATTGGCGGAATAA
- a CDS encoding Stp1/IreP family PP2C-type Ser/Thr phosphatase → MNFTVESDIGLKRKINEDRAAFFERPDHFKLAILADGMGGHNAGDVASEMVITEMHELFKEENAESFATKQLKLEWLRNAVSHINQKIYHYSLTHENCQGMGTTMIAVLLDKNDCTISHVGDSRVYHITNETVKLVTRDHSYVNILLENGEISEEEAQNHPQRNFILKALGTEISIEPDFYEITLSNEAFLLICSDGLSNKLSTEEMGEIITATASIQEKGKKLVQIANDRGGEDNISLILMTTVQEV, encoded by the coding sequence GTGAACTTTACAGTGGAAAGTGATATTGGGTTAAAGCGAAAAATAAATGAAGATCGGGCCGCGTTTTTTGAGCGCCCCGATCATTTTAAGCTTGCGATTTTAGCAGATGGTATGGGTGGTCATAATGCTGGTGATGTAGCGAGTGAAATGGTTATTACCGAAATGCATGAACTCTTTAAAGAAGAAAATGCAGAAAGTTTTGCAACAAAACAGTTAAAGCTGGAATGGTTGCGTAATGCGGTGTCACATATTAATCAAAAAATATATCATTATTCATTAACACATGAAAATTGTCAAGGTATGGGAACGACAATGATTGCTGTGTTGCTTGACAAGAATGATTGCACGATAAGCCATGTCGGCGATAGTCGTGTATACCATATTACAAACGAAACAGTAAAGTTAGTAACGAGAGATCATTCTTATGTAAATATTTTATTGGAAAATGGAGAAATTAGTGAAGAAGAGGCACAAAATCATCCTCAACGGAACTTTATTTTAAAAGCACTCGGTACAGAAATATCGATTGAACCTGATTTTTATGAAATCACTTTATCAAATGAGGCCTTTTTACTCATTTGTTCTGATGGGTTAAGTAATAAACTGTCTACAGAGGAAATGGGCGAAATTATTACAGCAACGGCTTCCATTCAGGAAAAAGGAAAAAAATTAGTTCAGATTGCAAATGATCGTGGCGGAGAAGATAATATTTCCCTTATCTTAATGACAACGGTGCAGGAGGTGTAA